One genomic segment of Pueribacillus theae includes these proteins:
- a CDS encoding sensor histidine kinase, giving the protein MSIRKRLILSNIGMIVIPIIGFFLVEIILGYLLFVVFKGNPQGTELTLFISIRFVAMVLILVITNGLLTYYMSKSIITPIKKLSLAANKISEGDLEYSVKSNKKDELGELSNTFEAMRLKFKDAKAAQQQYEKNRQELIASISHDLKTPLTSIKGYIRGIQDGVANTPEKLERYMQTIHKTANDMDRLLDELFLYSKLDLQRLPFHFEKVDLYSFFADLVDELAFNLEKDNGTATLLANKEDSYIVEADREKLKRVVTNILQNSLKYMDKNHKKIQVRLLSSPTEVIVEMKDNGGGISKEDIPFIFESFYRTDSSRNSSTGGSGLGLSIVKKIIEEHGGTIWADSKLGKGTSIYFNLKKVT; this is encoded by the coding sequence TTGTCAATAAGGAAGCGATTAATTTTATCTAATATAGGGATGATTGTAATTCCGATTATAGGTTTCTTTTTAGTAGAAATCATTTTGGGGTACTTACTGTTCGTCGTTTTTAAAGGAAACCCTCAAGGTACGGAGTTAACCCTGTTTATTAGTATTCGATTTGTTGCAATGGTACTCATATTGGTTATAACAAATGGATTACTGACTTATTATATGTCGAAAAGCATCATAACCCCAATTAAAAAACTATCCCTTGCGGCAAATAAAATCAGTGAAGGTGATTTAGAATACAGCGTAAAATCCAATAAAAAAGATGAACTTGGCGAGCTTAGCAATACATTTGAGGCGATGCGTTTAAAATTTAAAGACGCAAAGGCGGCTCAGCAACAATACGAAAAAAACCGCCAAGAACTGATTGCCAGTATCTCGCATGATTTAAAAACACCTTTAACTTCAATAAAAGGTTATATTAGAGGGATTCAAGATGGAGTGGCAAATACCCCAGAAAAATTAGAACGTTATATGCAAACGATTCATAAAACAGCAAATGATATGGATCGCCTACTAGACGAATTATTTTTATACTCCAAGCTGGATTTACAGCGGCTGCCATTTCATTTTGAAAAAGTAGATTTATATTCTTTTTTTGCTGATCTTGTTGATGAATTAGCATTCAATTTAGAAAAAGACAATGGTACGGCAACCCTTTTAGCTAATAAGGAAGATTCCTATATCGTCGAAGCTGACAGGGAGAAATTGAAACGTGTTGTAACAAATATTCTCCAAAACAGTTTGAAGTATATGGATAAAAATCACAAAAAAATCCAGGTGCGGTTATTATCTAGTCCTACTGAAGTGATTGTAGAAATGAAGGATAATGGAGGCGGCATAAGCAAAGAAGATATCCCTTTCATTTTTGAAAGTTTTTATCGTACAGATTCTTCGAGAAACTCTTCCACCGGAGGCAGTGGACTTGGATTATCCATTGTTAAGAAAATAATTGAAGAGCATGGCGGGACCATTTGGGCTGATAGTAAATTAGGAAAAGGCACAAGTATATACTTCAATCTAAAAAAGGTGACATAA
- a CDS encoding DUF5957 family protein → MQLVLAVFTGAIGDFILGIVLSGFIGVFGMFLFDEPIGIKFLPYFTAFLCAIVVPIWTNKKIPKSFNHKGCQALLTVLFLN, encoded by the coding sequence ATGCAGTTGGTTTTAGCCGTATTTACGGGGGCCATTGGAGATTTTATTCTCGGAATTGTATTATCTGGATTCATTGGCGTATTTGGAATGTTTTTATTTGACGAACCAATCGGCATTAAGTTTCTTCCTTATTTCACTGCTTTTCTCTGTGCGATAGTCGTACCAATCTGGACCAATAAGAAAATTCCAAAATCATTTAATCATAAAGGCTGTCAAGCACTCTTGACGGTCTTATTTCTTAACTGA
- a CDS encoding DUF6220 domain-containing protein: MEVNNTRIRVGRIIYFALAIIFTLCIIAQVFFAGMAIFLNPGAWMKHMIFVHLFGFNVPVLMFIFAVVGAMPRWAYWQLFGVLVSIFFMYYTANIKVMLPWAGALHPVIGILLFVLSYSIVLKSWHLIMKKPERED; the protein is encoded by the coding sequence TTGGAGGTAAACAATACTAGAATTCGTGTCGGGAGAATCATTTATTTCGCATTAGCCATCATTTTTACACTATGCATCATAGCCCAAGTTTTTTTTGCTGGAATGGCCATTTTCTTAAACCCAGGGGCTTGGATGAAGCACATGATATTTGTCCATTTGTTCGGGTTTAATGTACCCGTTTTAATGTTCATTTTCGCTGTTGTCGGAGCTATGCCAAGATGGGCATACTGGCAACTCTTCGGTGTGTTAGTTTCCATTTTCTTTATGTACTATACCGCAAATATTAAAGTAATGCTACCTTGGGCGGGTGCTTTGCATCCTGTTATAGGCATTCTGTTATTTGTTCTATCGTATTCGATCGTTTTAAAATCGTGGCATTTGATCATGAAAAAACCAGAAAGGGAGGACTGA
- a CDS encoding DUF4188 domain-containing protein → MAKQIYTGRYTTENEEDIVVFLIGMRINKRYAVHKWLPVFNAMPGMIKELYTKKEELGFLSMESYFGLRTTVMIQYWRSIADLLAYAKGEKHLVAWKNFNKKVGNNNAVGIYHETYELKKGNYESVYGNMPLYGLGKAMKHIPITAERISAQKRLKSTSGTNLKQSNH, encoded by the coding sequence ATGGCGAAACAAATTTATACCGGACGTTATACAACGGAGAATGAAGAAGACATTGTCGTGTTTCTTATCGGCATGCGGATTAACAAACGATATGCAGTGCACAAATGGCTACCAGTATTTAACGCGATGCCTGGGATGATTAAGGAGCTTTATACCAAAAAGGAAGAGTTAGGCTTTTTATCGATGGAAAGTTATTTTGGCCTTAGAACAACTGTCATGATCCAATACTGGCGCTCAATAGCTGATCTATTGGCTTATGCAAAGGGGGAAAAGCATTTGGTTGCATGGAAGAACTTTAATAAGAAAGTCGGAAATAATAATGCGGTCGGAATCTATCATGAAACGTATGAGCTGAAAAAGGGAAATTACGAATCGGTATATGGGAATATGCCTCTTTACGGTCTAGGCAAAGCAATGAAACATATCCCCATTACAGCGGAACGCATCTCAGCTCAAAAGCGACTCAAAAGCACATCAGGAACAAACCTTAAACAATCGAATCATTAA
- a CDS encoding PadR family transcriptional regulator, with product MKKYNHTTYAILGILTTECKSGYAIKQLIDQSLNHFWKISYGQIYPTLKLIVEEELATVHISSQEGKPDRKEYHLTQKGNIALKEWLEKPVEQIPVERNEILLKLFFGRHRSKENTLLHLRDYKRKLEERFETYSGIEQIISTNKHDREDATYWLFTLDYGKRITKAAIEWCGATMEQFLKGGN from the coding sequence TTGAAAAAATATAATCATACAACCTATGCAATTCTTGGAATCTTAACGACAGAATGCAAATCAGGATATGCAATTAAGCAACTAATCGACCAAAGTTTAAATCATTTCTGGAAAATTAGTTATGGACAGATTTATCCAACACTAAAACTGATTGTGGAGGAAGAGTTAGCCACAGTCCATATTTCTTCTCAGGAAGGGAAGCCAGATCGAAAAGAGTATCACCTTACACAAAAAGGAAACATTGCCTTAAAGGAATGGTTGGAGAAGCCTGTCGAGCAAATACCTGTCGAGCGGAATGAGATTTTGCTTAAATTATTTTTTGGACGCCACCGGTCGAAGGAGAATACATTATTGCACCTTAGGGATTACAAACGAAAATTGGAAGAACGTTTCGAAACGTATAGCGGTATTGAACAGATAATTTCCACCAACAAGCATGACAGAGAAGATGCTACGTATTGGCTGTTCACCTTAGATTATGGGAAACGGATAACAAAGGCTGCTATTGAATGGTGTGGCGCAACAATGGAACAGTTTTTAAAAGGGGGAAATTAA
- a CDS encoding transglycosylase domain-containing protein has translation MGDGYPSREQYKKQRYQRKRILGKLAIHIVMAFFICVILLTGGFAYTAISYVKEAPKLNPKQLIAPQSSTIYDMNNKKVTDISGEEYRKTVPLEQVPKTVQNAFLSVEDARFWEHHGIDFKRLGGAVVANLSEGFGAEGGSTITQQLVKLSFLSPEKTIKRKVQEAYLALKLERRYSKEEILEMYINKVYLGEGAYGVATAAEVYFGKSVKDLNISEAALLAGLPQRPSGYNPFKYPELAEKRRNTVLSLMEQHGYISEKEKMEAQSIPVGKLLTKRGEKTKYNSFTDHVIEELKEKGIDEKALYTQGLKIYTTLDPKAQEFTEKVLTTNEYIDYPDDKFKAGVVLLDTKTGEVRAIGGNRNSEEKEIQRGFNYATQVKRQPGSTAKPIMAYGPAIEKLKWPTYKQIKDEQIVMNGKVFKNWNNRYHGYVSIRTALQWSYNIPAIKAMQEVGAEEAKQFAGKLGIELDEVYPPYAIGGFRDGISPLQLAGAYAAFGNEGVFNEPHTVRKVVYPDGKEKNLQPKPVQAMSDYTAYLITDMLKTVVTSGTGQMANIPGLPLAGKTGTNQLPEEISGPGVKDAWFAGYTTLYTAAVWTGYDQTTQETFIHSKDDDIAKLIFKQIMSQVSEGKETPDFTMPSSVVRVNQVDLAVRGAAPEKNPVIENKPHKRNNVENNVQNKEEVEKKKEDAKEEMKEQEKKQERQNEPDPKQENKDQKTPNNNNPENSGREKPGQDNKQPVEDKKENKPKDNGNNKDNKEENKENDNKGNNDKGNSGNQPPGNKEPLPSGGNGGSGGGGEKKGEAPSQPPPSKKESESQN, from the coding sequence ATGGGGGATGGCTATCCTAGCCGCGAACAATATAAAAAACAAAGGTATCAAAGAAAAAGAATACTTGGAAAATTGGCCATTCACATTGTGATGGCATTTTTTATCTGCGTCATCTTACTTACGGGTGGCTTTGCGTATACTGCAATATCCTATGTAAAAGAAGCGCCGAAATTAAATCCCAAGCAGTTAATCGCTCCTCAGTCATCGACGATTTATGATATGAATAATAAGAAAGTAACCGATATCTCCGGAGAAGAATACCGTAAAACAGTCCCTTTGGAACAAGTGCCAAAAACAGTCCAGAATGCGTTTTTATCTGTTGAGGATGCGAGATTTTGGGAGCATCATGGCATTGATTTCAAACGGCTTGGCGGTGCGGTCGTGGCAAATCTTAGTGAAGGCTTCGGGGCGGAAGGAGGCAGCACGATCACACAACAGCTAGTCAAGCTCTCCTTTTTATCCCCTGAAAAAACCATAAAGCGAAAGGTACAGGAAGCGTATTTAGCATTAAAATTGGAGAGGCGATACTCGAAAGAAGAAATTTTAGAAATGTACATCAATAAAGTGTATCTTGGCGAAGGTGCGTATGGTGTCGCCACGGCAGCAGAAGTGTATTTCGGAAAGTCGGTGAAGGATCTAAACATCAGTGAGGCTGCATTACTGGCAGGGCTCCCGCAAAGGCCAAGCGGCTATAATCCATTCAAATATCCCGAACTGGCTGAGAAGAGAAGAAATACAGTTCTCTCTTTAATGGAACAGCATGGCTACATATCGGAAAAGGAAAAAATGGAAGCACAATCCATTCCTGTTGGCAAGCTGCTTACAAAACGAGGGGAAAAAACCAAATATAACAGCTTTACGGATCATGTTATCGAAGAGCTGAAAGAAAAAGGAATCGACGAGAAAGCACTTTATACACAAGGACTAAAAATCTACACAACGCTTGATCCAAAAGCACAGGAATTTACCGAAAAAGTATTAACGACAAACGAGTATATTGATTATCCTGATGATAAATTCAAAGCGGGTGTCGTCCTTTTAGATACAAAAACAGGGGAAGTACGGGCAATCGGCGGCAACCGTAATTCAGAGGAAAAAGAAATCCAAAGGGGTTTCAACTATGCCACGCAAGTAAAGCGCCAGCCGGGCTCTACAGCTAAGCCCATTATGGCCTATGGACCGGCGATTGAAAAGTTAAAATGGCCTACCTACAAACAAATAAAAGATGAACAAATTGTGATGAATGGTAAAGTTTTCAAAAACTGGAACAATCGTTACCACGGATACGTATCAATACGGACGGCTTTGCAATGGTCGTATAATATCCCGGCCATTAAAGCTATGCAGGAAGTAGGCGCTGAAGAGGCCAAGCAATTTGCCGGAAAGCTTGGCATTGAATTGGATGAAGTGTATCCACCGTATGCGATTGGTGGGTTTAGAGATGGGATCTCCCCTCTTCAACTGGCCGGAGCCTATGCAGCGTTTGGAAATGAGGGTGTTTTTAACGAACCTCATACTGTACGGAAGGTTGTCTACCCTGATGGCAAGGAAAAAAACCTCCAACCGAAACCTGTACAGGCAATGAGTGATTATACGGCTTATCTGATTACGGATATGCTCAAAACGGTTGTGACAAGTGGTACAGGGCAGATGGCAAACATTCCGGGGCTGCCCTTGGCCGGGAAAACGGGTACGAATCAGCTTCCGGAGGAGATTTCCGGACCGGGAGTAAAGGATGCCTGGTTCGCCGGATACACAACTCTCTACACCGCTGCGGTCTGGACAGGGTACGATCAAACGACACAGGAAACCTTCATCCACTCAAAGGATGATGACATCGCCAAATTAATTTTTAAACAAATCATGTCTCAAGTTTCCGAAGGCAAAGAAACTCCTGATTTTACGATGCCTTCTTCGGTTGTGAGGGTAAATCAAGTTGATTTGGCAGTCAGAGGGGCCGCACCGGAAAAGAATCCTGTAATAGAAAATAAGCCACATAAAAGAAATAATGTGGAAAACAATGTACAGAACAAAGAAGAGGTTGAAAAGAAGAAGGAAGATGCCAAGGAGGAAATGAAAGAACAAGAGAAAAAGCAAGAGCGACAGAACGAACCTGATCCAAAGCAGGAAAATAAAGACCAGAAAACACCTAATAATAACAATCCTGAAAATTCAGGTCGAGAAAAGCCGGGCCAGGACAATAAGCAGCCTGTAGAAGATAAGAAGGAAAATAAACCGAAAGACAACGGGAATAACAAGGATAATAAGGAAGAAAATAAAGAGAACGACAATAAGGGCAATAATGACAAAGGCAATTCAGGAAATCAGCCGCCAGGAAATAAGGAACCCCTTCCTTCCGGGGGAAATGGCGGATCTGGAGGCGGCGGTGAGAAAAAAGGTGAAGCACCCAGCCAACCTCCTCCGTCAAAAAAAGAAAGTGAAAGTCAGAATTAA
- a CDS encoding leucine-rich repeat domain-containing protein, which produces MFPIGEQPDFMKDLDQIDVMPEEIALQGKTKNLERLKDFPNIKKLWLFTVNQAEFDLILKYVRPKEIYVYEMKVEDLSALEHLSDTEQIYLCWNPKATKLWDLTKNRNLKSLLIEDFKKLNDLEALQHGHALEELALSGGISNPLNIDTLAPLKNLAALKNLNLTNIRIKDNSLEPLAKLTHLLKLTISNQLPTEEYARLSVALPHTECEYFKPYVKLDSPIDGKDIMVVGKRKPFLNSSTDLEKLKKYIKQFREYQENFKNQYKK; this is translated from the coding sequence ATGTTTCCAATTGGAGAACAGCCTGATTTTATGAAAGATTTAGATCAAATTGACGTGATGCCAGAGGAGATTGCTTTACAGGGAAAAACTAAAAATCTTGAACGATTGAAGGATTTCCCAAATATTAAAAAATTATGGTTGTTTACGGTTAACCAAGCTGAGTTTGATCTTATTCTTAAGTATGTAAGACCGAAAGAAATTTACGTTTATGAAATGAAAGTAGAAGACCTATCCGCATTAGAACACTTATCAGATACAGAGCAAATTTATTTATGTTGGAATCCAAAAGCAACGAAGCTTTGGGATTTAACTAAAAATAGAAATTTAAAAAGCTTGTTAATAGAGGATTTTAAGAAATTAAATGACTTGGAAGCTTTGCAACATGGTCATGCACTCGAAGAATTAGCATTATCAGGCGGCATATCGAATCCTTTGAACATTGATACGCTTGCCCCCCTTAAGAATTTGGCTGCTCTTAAGAATTTAAACTTAACGAACATACGGATAAAAGATAATTCTTTAGAACCCTTGGCCAAATTAACTCATTTACTGAAGCTAACCATATCAAATCAGCTTCCAACCGAAGAATATGCAAGATTATCTGTTGCTCTTCCCCATACGGAATGTGAATATTTTAAGCCATATGTAAAACTAGATAGCCCGATAGATGGCAAAGATATCATGGTCGTTGGCAAACGCAAGCCTTTCCTAAATTCATCAACCGATCTAGAAAAGCTGAAAAAATATATAAAACAGTTTCGAGAATACCAAGAAAACTTTAAAAATCAGTACAAAAAATAA
- a CDS encoding MFS transporter: MTKTYPKAWLLILTVGLGILLNPLNSSMISVALTQMQRDFSLTFADASWLISIFYLASAAGQPVMGKLSDMFGAKRLFLIGLILVGVSCSLAPFSPNYGFLLGCRALQAIGSSTLFPSGMSMIRSHITEKQARAISIVTIFSSTSAAFGPTIGGFLVAGWDWPAIFVINFPVIIAAILLAIFILPKDGEVNFEWKRIDFVGIMLFIISILGLILFLLSFTEKTRWWALMLFLVAGVIFYAFEKRRAEPFIDVVSLKKNINVTSVYLQFMLINFVYYNYFFGLPTLLQQVRGYSEEHAGLIMLALAGCSVLVTPLAGRMIDRNGSKLAMVIGSVILLIGTGLLLTYNENSLLIWLIMIMIVLGISNGFTNISAQTALYEHVDEEDTGAASGLFQTSRYLGSILSGSFLGMAFTGHLDDAHFHIVAIVSFVFCFVVAFISWKLPGKIKKPKQLR, translated from the coding sequence ATGACTAAAACATATCCAAAAGCTTGGCTGCTTATCTTAACTGTTGGATTGGGGATTCTGCTCAATCCTTTGAATTCATCAATGATTTCTGTCGCCTTGACTCAAATGCAACGTGATTTTTCCCTAACTTTTGCTGATGCATCATGGCTTATTTCCATCTTTTATCTTGCGAGCGCAGCCGGGCAGCCGGTCATGGGAAAACTAAGCGACATGTTCGGGGCAAAGCGATTATTTCTAATTGGCCTTATTCTCGTAGGCGTATCCTGTTCCTTAGCTCCTTTTTCCCCAAATTATGGATTTTTGCTCGGGTGTCGAGCTTTACAGGCAATTGGCAGTTCAACACTTTTTCCAAGTGGAATGAGCATGATTCGCTCACATATTACCGAGAAACAAGCTCGCGCCATTTCCATCGTTACGATTTTTTCTTCCACTTCAGCTGCTTTTGGCCCAACCATTGGCGGATTTCTCGTAGCAGGATGGGATTGGCCCGCCATTTTTGTGATCAATTTCCCTGTTATTATCGCAGCCATTTTGTTGGCTATCTTTATTTTGCCAAAAGACGGCGAAGTAAATTTCGAATGGAAACGTATTGATTTTGTTGGTATTATGCTTTTCATTATCTCAATATTGGGTTTGATTCTTTTCTTGCTTTCGTTTACTGAAAAGACTCGCTGGTGGGCACTTATGCTCTTTTTGGTCGCAGGGGTGATCTTCTATGCTTTTGAAAAGAGACGAGCCGAACCGTTTATCGATGTTGTATCTTTAAAGAAAAACATAAATGTTACGAGCGTTTACCTCCAATTTATGCTAATCAATTTTGTTTACTATAATTACTTTTTTGGCCTTCCGACACTGTTGCAGCAAGTCCGCGGCTACAGCGAAGAACATGCCGGGTTGATTATGCTTGCCCTTGCAGGGTGCAGTGTTCTTGTCACACCACTTGCAGGCCGGATGATTGATCGGAATGGTTCGAAATTAGCAATGGTCATTGGCTCAGTGATTCTTCTAATAGGTACAGGACTATTATTAACTTACAATGAAAACTCACTTCTTATTTGGCTAATCATGATTATGATTGTCCTTGGGATAAGCAACGGTTTCACTAATATTTCTGCACAGACTGCCCTTTATGAGCATGTGGACGAAGAAGACACAGGAGCTGCGTCAGGCCTATTTCAAACAAGCCGCTATTTAGGATCGATTTTATCAGGCAGCTTTCTTGGCATGGCGTTTACAGGCCATCTCGATGATGCTCATTTTCACATTGTCGCGATCGTTTCCTTTGTCTTTTGCTTTGTTGTCGCTTTTATCTCATGGAAACTTCCCGGGAAAATCAAGAAGCCGAAGCAACTACGGTAG
- a CDS encoding sulfate adenylyltransferase, which translates to MNQTTFSNYPQQPHGGKLVNKVLTGKERDEELARAKQLPIIMVDLEAVITIEMIATGVLSPNEGFMNEIDYKSVLKKGRLDNGLVWPVPLSFAPIGERNKEIVQSLSIGDEVALADETKEPVAILKIEDIFAYNKEERASHLFGTTDRNHPGVDAIYRRMGDYALGGPLTLLRRAHWGPFEKLRLEPKDTWRLFYEEKKFRSAAGFITGANPLHRGHEYIHKNALEEIDGLLLQPLVEMAKREYTRHEFRMLAYRSVLETYYPKERAILAPLRVTYIFAGPREAVLHALIMKNYGCTHALIGRDHAGIGDYYDKYASHSIFDEFSQEELGIDIRLFHEVFYCLRCDSLATVQTCRHSDSLRINISGTNIREMLRHGILPPKEIVRPESARIAMQGIQPKGVDENNQAISPVGKIIKGTFPFYLERTRLGGPKRDVPLTPEELNKRDLEAAIMDVRLNADRVYSEVFEEFSSIGDTDRDLQPEWRMEARDSMRTQQKMVIEDLEEKVQQAPEKASDEFMYQDKEEAQRELAVARKILEEIPATLRAENLEYRTWNPLPYERYRGSDEPAEKNGSVKK; encoded by the coding sequence ATGAACCAAACGACGTTTTCAAATTATCCACAACAGCCTCATGGCGGTAAACTTGTAAACAAGGTGTTAACCGGAAAAGAGAGGGATGAGGAGCTGGCAAGAGCCAAGCAACTGCCGATAATCATGGTTGATTTAGAAGCAGTGATCACAATCGAAATGATTGCCACTGGCGTTTTATCACCTAACGAAGGGTTTATGAATGAAATTGACTACAAATCCGTCTTGAAAAAAGGCAGATTGGATAATGGCTTAGTTTGGCCTGTGCCATTAAGCTTTGCTCCAATTGGGGAACGCAATAAGGAAATTGTTCAATCACTATCCATTGGAGATGAAGTTGCTTTAGCTGATGAAACGAAAGAGCCTGTTGCTATTCTTAAAATTGAAGATATTTTTGCATATAATAAAGAAGAACGCGCCTCCCACCTCTTCGGTACGACCGACCGCAACCATCCGGGTGTCGATGCGATTTACCGGCGGATGGGAGATTATGCTCTTGGTGGCCCCCTTACGTTATTGCGCCGTGCTCATTGGGGACCTTTTGAAAAACTTCGTCTGGAGCCGAAAGACACGTGGCGTCTCTTTTATGAAGAAAAGAAATTTCGTTCTGCCGCTGGATTTATTACTGGGGCAAACCCATTGCATCGGGGCCACGAATATATTCATAAAAATGCGTTGGAAGAAATCGATGGCTTATTGCTTCAGCCTCTAGTTGAGATGGCTAAGCGTGAATATACACGCCATGAATTTCGTATGCTTGCTTACCGGAGTGTTTTGGAAACCTATTATCCAAAAGAACGGGCAATTCTCGCGCCTTTAAGAGTCACCTATATTTTTGCAGGGCCGCGCGAAGCCGTTTTGCATGCCCTCATCATGAAAAACTATGGTTGTACGCATGCGCTCATCGGCCGAGATCATGCGGGAATCGGCGACTATTATGATAAATACGCCAGCCACTCCATTTTTGATGAATTTTCACAGGAAGAACTCGGCATCGATATTCGTCTCTTCCATGAAGTCTTTTACTGCCTGCGTTGTGACAGCCTCGCAACTGTACAAACGTGCCGGCATAGCGATTCACTCCGAATCAACATCTCAGGGACGAATATCCGCGAAATGCTACGCCATGGCATTTTGCCGCCAAAAGAAATCGTACGGCCAGAATCTGCACGAATTGCCATGCAAGGAATCCAACCGAAAGGCGTCGATGAAAATAACCAAGCAATTTCCCCTGTCGGAAAAATCATTAAAGGTACATTCCCGTTCTATTTGGAAAGAACAAGGCTGGGCGGCCCGAAGCGCGACGTCCCATTAACTCCTGAAGAATTGAACAAACGTGACCTAGAAGCCGCAATTATGGACGTTCGGCTTAACGCAGATCGCGTTTACAGTGAAGTGTTTGAAGAGTTCAGCTCGATTGGCGATACCGATCGCGACCTTCAGCCTGAATGGAGAATGGAAGCCCGTGATTCCATGAGAACACAACAAAAAATGGTGATTGAAGATTTGGAAGAGAAAGTACAGCAGGCGCCCGAAAAAGCGTCCGATGAATTCATGTACCAGGACAAAGAAGAAGCACAGCGTGAGCTCGCCGTTGCGAGAAAAATTCTCGAAGAAATTCCAGCTACACTCCGTGCCGAAAATCTGGAATACCGGACATGGAATCCTCTGCCATACGAACGCTACAGAGGCAGTGATGAACCAGCCGAGAAAAATGGGAGTGTTAAGAAGTAG
- a CDS encoding RNA polymerase sigma factor, translating into MEEERRWIQEVLAGNKQAYAHIINKYKNQLYATILRMTKHPQDAQDLVQEAFIKVYQQLGKYDETGKFSSWIYRVAINHCMDEFRKKRYKVKQVEINEGHILHSNHPEVIFLKKEKSRQLERLLSSLPQEERMIILLRYVNELSYSDISELIDVPLSTVRNKLHRAKKKMRDAINREGGDFHELSNDR; encoded by the coding sequence ATGGAAGAGGAACGGCGTTGGATACAAGAAGTGCTGGCAGGCAATAAGCAAGCATATGCACATATCATTAATAAATACAAAAACCAGCTATATGCCACGATCTTGCGCATGACAAAACATCCCCAAGATGCACAGGATTTAGTTCAGGAAGCTTTTATTAAAGTGTATCAACAGCTAGGAAAATACGATGAAACGGGGAAGTTTTCCAGCTGGATATATCGGGTGGCAATCAATCATTGCATGGATGAATTTCGAAAGAAACGCTACAAAGTGAAACAGGTGGAAATAAACGAAGGCCATATTTTGCATTCGAATCATCCTGAAGTCATTTTCTTGAAAAAAGAGAAAAGCAGACAGCTGGAAAGGTTACTCTCCAGCTTACCACAAGAGGAGCGAATGATAATTCTACTGCGGTATGTCAATGAATTAAGCTACAGCGACATTAGTGAGCTAATTGATGTCCCTCTATCAACTGTGAGAAATAAGCTGCACAGGGCTAAGAAAAAAATGAGAGATGCAATAAATCGCGAAGGAGGGGATTTTCATGAACTGTCCAACGACAGATAA